The stretch of DNA CTGCTTGCTGCATTCTGAATGATCCACTTTCTGTTTCCTCGATGGTTTTTGTTGTTTAGTAGCATGATCAGCAATGCACAGTCCAATCAGAAGGAGAAGAAGTAGCCACAGTGTGCGTTTCATAGTGGTTCTTCTGCTAAGAATGGAAATACAGTTACAGTACATTATGAATTATAATTAAAATGACTTCAGTGAAATATTTCAGAATTAAACATATTCATTTCCattactaattaaaaaaaattgtgtctcAGGCTAGATAAAAATTCACTTTCCATTAGCCAGATGCAAATATTAGCCTTCACATGTTGTTAACATACATTACAGAATGAGACCTTAGTAAAATCATTTGTATTGTAAATGTTAATCTGATGCTCACAAGAGATGTTATCTGTGTGGTCAGTTAGTATATGTATCAAGTGCACCTTGTATATGGATCACAACACTAGTGCTATTTATACTTCAAGATTTATTTACTACTTTGTGTTATTAGCTACTCACTTTGATATAGGAGAGAATAGAACTAAACAGTTTTGATAACACTACCACGACTAATACTTGCTTATTATTAGTTGAATCATTCATATAACAACGTTATTCTACTGatcttttgtgtgcacttttGTATACAATTCGCCATAAAATAGTATAATTTCAAATCTGCACTGACAGAGTGATGCCGTGTCTGTCATTTCATACTAAAGATGGAGTAGAAGGCAACAGATTGCTTCACTATCAGACTAAAGTGTAATGTTAATATATAGGCAGAGAAAATGTCATGTGTATTCCTTAGGCCTGATAATAAAGTGATAAGAATACTGAGAGGGCTTGATTTTTGTTTTAGAAATGCAGTTTCTAAAGGGATTTCTTTGCTATTAGTTTTCACTACATGTACCACTTAGGTTATAAAACCAAACCataactgttttatatttacgGGTTGAGTTTAATAATAGATATTCATATAAAGGCTATGGGGAACGTAATATTTGTTCATAAAGGAAAAAAGGGTCACAACGGAACTAAAATATTGCTTTGACACAAATTGTGTACAGTCTGCgaaccctttgcatttcttgcTACAATAGGTTTGCAACTGTTAATTTTTTAGTTTGCGCAAGTGTGCTGtgcatgtaataaaacttcttaaaggggacctgtcaccctagaaAATAATTCCAAGTTGTTTTGTTtggtgtttgtcaagtaaaataaacttcacgtACACTATATGAATGATTAAATCACAggaagcaggcaggtgccattttgtggacactgttagtaaggcaagctttgtatcaccccaaaagcTTGTATATGTGCCAGAATGTGGGGATCAgatacccatgcccatgcactggttacacaattacatggtgtaGTAACTGCTCAGTGGAAAGTGGAAGTAATTCTATGCCTCGCCTCTATACCTAAGGCATAAGTGAGGAGtagtcaatatatgattgacagctggaatttttaaatttataatttgtgttttaataaaaaaaggaatttgggtttcatgtttaatttgaaaatgacttttaaaatacagctttttatgtttgggtgacaggtcccctttaatgaaatgaaaaatattacatcgtaacatgaaattttttttattcttatttcagCGCCATTGTTTCTGTTTGTGAATTTGATTACATTTCATGTTACAGTGTGGAGTAGCTATTGCACTCCCCTACACAGAAAAAGCTGAGCttcatgaaaaaaacccaaaacattagTAGTACTTCAGCTCGTAAGGACAATGGTCACAATATATATTCGCCTCTTCAAAGTTTAACATGAGAATTGCTATGACCATGCCAGTGTACCCTCGAGTCAGGCTATTAATACTAAGAAATTTGTTAAAACAGTATTTTGATTTTTGCAGACAAGCAAATGCGAAAGGCCACAAAGATATCTAAATAAACAGCATATTTATGTTCCTAAGCAGAGGAGAGGGGAGGAAAGCAAAGGGGTGTTAGCATGGGAATGTCAAGGCAGaagaaagagaaaggaaaaagaaaaagactgGCAGTTTGGTCCATCACCTCTGCACATCTGCACGTTGCTTAGACATTTTCCAGTGTTAGTGAGGCAATTTCATTTAAGTTAAATTAGGGTGGAGCTTTAGTTTTCAATTAGACTGCAATTATGAACATCACTTAGGAATAGTGGAGAAATTATAAATTGATATACTGTGTGTAGGCTGTATTTGTATTATCCTTAATACACCATTCATagtaaaaccagcacatttaCTTCTTCATTGTCACTTTAAAGAGCATTAGTCACTTTCAGGGAAATCTAGTGTAAATGCCATTCATTTCATTTCTATCTCCAATCTGCTGGCTAGTTTTACCGGCTTCAACACCCTGAAAGTGGCTTCATTGTCATTTTATTCAGTGATTATCATGTTACTCAAACAATTTATTGTAGAATTCttttaaaaagttaataaaagaGATACTTAAAGCTTCAAAATGCTTTTGTTAGTTTTAAAACATCTTCTAATAGATTGTTCTCATTCCtcttattattatgtttattgtTCTTATCAGTGAATGGAAGGTGTGAGTAACACTGGCTGTGCCTTTTTATAATGCAGATTCACTTAAACATCTATATTAGGATTTCATTTAAATCTTACAAAgtgacattatttttatatatatttttatattatttgcataGTATGGAATTTCCtgttatgtaaaataataaaatatcattTCTGAACAATGCATTGGTCAGTAACGTCAAGCAAGCAGTCTTCCATTTATAATGTGACCCTGGGGGTATCATTTAAATGGAGTCTGTAAAAGATATTTCATTTTACTGTTATAAATGTTTACTCTCTGTAATGGTTtctatttcaaaatatattttgaattACTTTTAGAATCAGAAACAATGCCGCACTGACAATGCTTGCTTGGACCTACACCAAGTATCTATAGTTATCGATAGTTACTACTAAATATTGTGAGTTCTTACCAGTGTTGCCTTGTTTCAGTCGCAGAAATACTAATGCAGCCAAAGGTTAATGTCCAACATCAGTGGTCTTTGACAAATATTTAGCAATACAAAGTATAAAGAATGAGCAAAGtcatttcctttatttattaACAGCTGTGCACACAGATATGTCACCAAAACATTTCCCAAGAGAAAAAAAACGCCAATGCATGTATATCTATTACTAGCATTTCTCTTTTATCAGGACTCTCTCACATTTCCTATTCTGTACTGCAGTGGTGCAAAATAAGCACAGAAACTGTTGAGAGAATTCTGTCCTATTATACATAATTAAGGCTTTTATCCTTTGCGCTATTCGAGCCATGAATTACGTTTGGTATCTTGTTTATTGACACAAGTACCAAAACCACTGCATTTGAATTACTTTATCTGCTATGGAAAATGGGTCCTACGCCCCTAGAGGACCCTGCAGAGCAGTCTTTATTgctataacaggtatgggacctgttattcagaatgctcaggtagggggtccttccgtaatttgggtctccatacattTACTAACACCCCATTTTTTGGCTTGGGGTTTTTGTCACCAAAATATGAGTTTGTCTtataaaaaatttgatttttttacgatttattatgcaacaaaacaacaacaaatctgaatgcaaaaataaatcatctaaaacctgttgtgatcatgtagaagtcagtggcagatgtcccttttagaaatggaagatctttctttgctttgttgttTTAGAGTTTCTTTTATGCTGGCTtatgtaaaaaatacaaaaaaaaattggagtttttgcgatttttctgcatctttttttgtttgtagtttttcagtttggatcttttgataaattacatttcaattcatggaaattaatttatttgtggttaaaatccaaatgttaataaatgcccccctaagacTACTGAAAATTAATTAATTGAACCCAAGTTATTAGAGATTTCATGTAGAGAAATACATTGTACAGTACAATAGTTGGAAGAGGCAAGTTATTGTATCACAGCAGGTTGCCAGATAGGCTCTATGTTCTACATCTACAGTTAAAATGGGACAATTTGCAactcaaaaatatatttatatatttatatatatatattaaatcagTCTTTCTAATATATAATACATGTGTAGCAGAATTTCTTATCCTGTTCCAACTTACAACAGAATATCTCATAAGCTTCATATTATGTTCAAACGAGCAGTTCAATATAACCCTGAACTCCATTAATTGCcaatttgattttaaaaaaaacaataaaagtggTAAATGTATGTTTTCACCTATAGCTATTGCTGCCTGGGCTGTGACAGTTAGGAAGTGGAAGTCAGAAGATTTGCCCACTATTTAAAGGTTATTGACAATAAAACCAACACAATGGTCCTACAGACTGATTCTCCCCATTTTGAAGGTCATCacacatttttaaaggcataatatCACCATTTAAGTGTCAGGTTTGGGGTACTACAAGTACATGGCTATCTCACCAAAATACAAACATATAAAGACACTGCTagggcacactaaggggctgatttactaacccacgaatccgacccgaattggaaaagttccgacttgaaaacgaacattttgcgactttttcgtatgttttgcgattttttcggattctgtacgaatttttcgttaccaatacgatttttgcgtaaaaacgcgagtttttcgtatccattacgaaagttgcgtaaaaagttgcgcatttttcgtagcgttaaaacttacgcgaaaaatgcgcaacttttcgcgtaagttttaacgctacgaaaaatgcgcaactttttacgcaactttcgtaatggataggaaaactcgcgtttttacgcaaaaatcgtattggtaacgaaaaattcgtaaagaatccgaaaaaatcgcaaaacatacgaaaaaatcgcaaaataccgatcattacgaaaaaaacgcaatcggactccattcgacccgttcgtgggtaagtaaatcagccccttaggggctgatttactaacccacgaattcgaatccgaattggaaaaattccgattggaaaacgaacattttgcgacttttttgtattttttgcgattttttcggagcctttatgacttttcggaaattatcgcgactttttcgttaccaatacgatttgcacgaaaaaacgcgagtttttcgtagccattccgaaagttgcgcaaaaactggcgattttttcgtagcgttaaaacttaaaaggcgcgatgtttcgcgcaagttttaacgctacgaaaaaatcgcaacttttcgcgcaagttttaacgctacgaaaaaatcgccagattttgcgcaactttcggaatggctacgaaaaacttgcgttttttcgcacaaatcgtattggtaacgaaaaagtcacgataattttccgaaaaaatcgcaaaataccgatcattacgaaaaaaccgcaatcggacgcattcggcccgttcgtgggttagtaaatgtgccccttagtgtgccctAGCAGTGTCTTTATCTTATTTGGGTCATATATGGTGATACAGGTGGTAACGGCCTCAATGTGTTAGTGAATGCAGCATGTGTGGGTTACCTAATAACAAGAACAGTGCTGTAtatcgaccgatatcgcaggtgatattggtcgactcgccgatcgggccggtttaaagattttgatcgggcaccatagaaggcgcctgagcaaaatctgtcttcggggctgaatcggcagaaggaggtacaaatctattgtttctacctccttatctgccgttttagccctgaacggttagtggctcaTTGTACGaccttttgtgcgaccgatggttgcacgaaagatctaaaatcgccacgtgtgtggccacgtTTATTGTTTTGTGTGTCCCCTATTTTACTACTGTCCCTGATTTAACATTGGTCTATCCTCTATTGCTTGTTTTTTGTCTGGTGTGTGCCATAACCACGTCTATAGCCTGAACTTGTATCTACTTTCTTTTAATGTCTGTCAGCTTCCTTTACTCTGGTCAGCCCAGCCGGCTCTACAGTTTAATAACACTAGGGGGAGTACCTAACAGTAGTTATCAAGTCCTGGCAATAGTAATTGATTTCTTACACAAAAGCCAAAGATGGGTAACCAAACTTTGTCAACCATATACGTCCCTGACACATCCATGTCAGAATTTAGCCAAGGCTGCTGAGGTATATTTCATTCAAAAAAAAGTGTACACATTATATCTCATTGCtgaaattgtatatttatttctctAGTGGGTTGACAACTCTGGACATAAAGAGTATTGTCTTTGTGTCTTTGCAGTAGAGTAACGCCAGGAATGGCCTGTCAACACTGTAGGAGGGATATAACATGATAGGCACAGTTTCAATTGTGGCTGTGGCTGCAGCCGCTTCTGTTCCTTCCTCGTTAACATTCAGAATAGCTTTATGGATAACCTAGAAAACAATGACAGCTAGTTAGATACCATTTGCAGGGTAAAAGAAAAACTTGCTCAAGAGGCTCTAAACTCTTGTCTACCTTTTAGTGACAATATTCAGAAAAAAACCTGATGTACACCTTAAGTAAAATATATAGTATGCAGGATTATGTCACCTATGGGTTCTGCCATTGGCTATGCCATACATAAAAGTTAGTTTATAaattaactacccctttaagcagtGTTCAGAAATTCATAGTGTAagtgaaaaatgtatataaaaattcAATAATATTTACACCAACTCTTTGTTACATACTTTTGACACTTTGAGATTGACATCTTCTGTAATTCCAGAGAAATCTGCCTCATCTGTGAATATAATGCTCATTCCCATATCACTGAGAATCTTTTTCAGTTTAAGAGAAGAGCTGGTTGAGAACTTCGGCATATTAATCTCTATCCGTCTAAAGACAAGAAGAAGCCAGAATTCAATGCACGTGTAAGGAAATAATATGCAGTTACAGTTCCTGGCTAAAAGAAAGGGGGTACAGTGGATCTGTGTATAAAAGACAAGAGTCAGAGAAGGCCAAATTCAACTTTTGTTCTGTCTGTTGTTCAGGAGCTGAGCATTAGACTAAACTATGTTTGAACAAATCTAAGTGCAGTGATATGAAAACTTTGTGCATTTAAAGGAAAGGGTTGATTACTGGGGGAATGCCACTTTGTTAGGCAcaaagtgattataattgctttcTTCAGACCCAGGCGCTTATCTTTGCTGAAAAAGGCACTGGCATTGGGGACTATtctagtgtatgtatgtatgtatgtatgtatgtatatttttatttataaagcgctacttatgtacgcagcgctgtacagtagaatacattaatacaaacagggggttaataagataatagataaatacaaagtataacaataaatacaaataaatacaagatacagttacagttgcaataagttaagagtcaaagacaccaggcccggatttgtggcgaggccacaaaggcctgggacTAGGGCGACAcaagcataggggcggcatgccgccccgctgcaggcaaattttaacattttgctcccatacggagcaatggggaactctccccacagctccgtatgggagcttcaactttggcgcttgcgcatgcgcgttcACTCGGCGGGCGGGGGAAGGGGGGCTTCATGCATGCGTATTGGCGCGgcggggggggatagggggcgccaaatgggggcggcctcggggcgtccccactacaaatccggcgctgaaagacacaagaggatggaggtccctgccccgtagagcttaactATCTTTTATCTATATTAAAagcaaatacaaaatacaaatagtgAGGGCCACGCAGTCATGTTACAGTCCCTACAGCtgtgggcaccctaggcaagccccCCTCTCAATCACCCCCAAGCCCCCTTCCCTGGTTGACACCTTGGGCCGCACCACCATCTTTTCTCCTGTCCCCTTGTGGCTGTGtacatacacagtaagatccccACACATCAAGACAGGAGCATATCAACGAGTGTGGTGATTACGTGCTCCAGATAGAAGGGCCGAACCAAGGGGAATTCAGGCAGAAGAAGTGGGGGCCCAGCGTGTGCCCCCACCTTTGCACCCTAAGAATGTGCATTGCAAaattttctgcctacccctagttttggccctacTTACCCTGGGATCTTTGCCACAGTCCTAGGCTTTTACGCACCTGAGTTCCAATTTTATATTACTGTGTATGTACACAGCTACAAGGGGACAGGAGAAGGTGGTGGTGCAGCCCTGACTAATATTATCCCAGGGCAGTACCTTTTTTAGTGAAGTGAGTATAGTCACTGGATGGTGTCTAACAAATTGGCATCCCCTTTCCTCTACCATTAACATAGAGGTTATAAATTATTCCACAAGGTAATGCAATCATTTTAAATGGTCAGATATAGCATGCAAATTTCACTTCAAAcgagaaaaaatataaaacatttcccTACAGGGCCACATATTCAGCAACACTGAGTTATTCTGATAGCTACGGGTAAAAGATCTACTTTCAAGTATAGGTTTGGGATCCGTTATCTTGAAACCCATTTaacagagagctccgaattaagggagggccacctcccatagactctattttaagcaaataattaaaacttttaaatatgattcccttttccctagtgcattgtacttgatcccaactaagatataatgaatccttagtatgttatagaatgtcctattcttagcaacttttcaattggtcttcatcttttaatttgtatagttttagaattatttgacttcctatttttccagttttcaaacaagggtcactgaccctagcagacAAAATACTATTTCTCAGtgtggctacaatgttattgttactttttattacttatctttctatttaggctcttctctattcatattcatgtcttttttcaagccactggttgctagggtatattgtaccctagcaaccagatagctgtacattgccaaactggagacctgctgaacaaaaagctaaataattaaaaaacaaaaataataaaaagataagaccaattgcaaattatctcagaatgacgatctctatatcatactaaaagttaatttaaaggtgaacaacccctttaatggaggcaaaacaagcctattggatttaattaatgattcaattattttttagtagacttaggggctgatttacttacccacgaacgggtcgaatggagtccgattgcgtttttttcgtaatgatcggtattttgcgattttttcgtatgttttgcgattttttcggattctttacgaatttttcgttaccaatacgatttttgcgtaaaaacgcgagttttcctatccattacgaaagttgtgtaaaaagttgcgcatttttcgtagcgttaaaacttacgcgaaaagttgcgcatttttcgtagcgttaaggtAAAggtaaaacttaacgctacgaaaaatgcgcaacttttcgcgtaagttttaacgctacgaaaaatgcgcaactttttacgcaactttcgtaatggatacgaaaaactcgcgtttttacgcaaaaatcgtattggtaacgaaaaattcgtacagaatccgaaaaaatcgcaaaacatacgaaaaagtcgcaaaatgttcgttttcaagtcggaacttttccaattcgggtcggattcgtgggttagtaaatcagccccttaaggtatggagatccaaatttcggaaaactctcttatctggaaaatcccagggttggagcattatggataacaggtcccatagctgtacataAAATTATTCATGTAGTTGTAACTGATTCTCTCTCTATTCTCCCCTGTATGGGGATTGTTATATTAAGCTGTAGTTAATTATACATTGTGTTGCACAAATGAAGCAACTCAAACTTAATTATTGGGTTTACCTTTTAGCCCCTGAACTTTCCCATCTTGTTATTGTTTCGTCAGACAATGCCTCTTCAACTTCTTGTAATTTTCCCAGTTTTGGTACAATGAGCAACATGGTAGCATTATCCTTGTATGGCAGTTGAAAAACAATGCATGGAATCTTATTGTCCTCATAAATGTTATAGATGCCTGTGCGGGACATCATTGGAACCTCCACAGTTGTAGCATTATCAATAGAGAACTTACTTTGATGTGTTGATTCAGGACTGAAAGGTGATTCCCATTTTCCTGCCATAACAAAGCAGATATCATTTTACAGTTGTGTGTCTGAAAATGAAACAGGTATTTGAAAAATAGAGCAATGTACAGTAAAGTACATGTCTGAAAAAGCACTATTTAGAGTCAGAGAAAACCTTGTGCCTTTCGTCTCGTTCTTTCTGCAAAAATGAGCAGAATGGACTTTAGAGCTTTGGACATGATAAAGAGCTAAGGTAAAGTAAAAAGTACATGTTCTACAGGTATCTATAACAGCTATGCAAAGAAGGACTATTTACATGCTTATTTTATGCAGGCAAGATCTTGAGACCacctccagtgtcggactggcccgccaggataccaggaaaactcccggtgggcccatgTGCCAggctcttgcttctaactatttagccaatttcatggtcattccctatttctgtatgggaacaaggaagcttgatggatggaagaatagagtatagcatgtagagaaaagagactaagagaataaagagttttaaggggaggagaggaggaattaaaattttgagagtgggcccattgtccagggatttctggtgggcccctgccatctcagtccgacactggacccCTCTCAAATCTCAATGTCagtttacagctttttatgctgaTTATCTTTGGCACAGTATATAGAAACTGCACCAATAAACAGATAAATAAAGATCTGATGAAGAGTGTTAGGTGGGAATTTAAAATTTAAGTAAAACAGTTTGAAAAAGGAACAACATTTAATTATTGTCCCCCCCAAAATAAAGAGATAAAATATTGCTACATATTTGTAAattctaagtacaggtatgggatcccttatgcggaaacccgttatccaggccatctcccatagactctaatttttaaaaatgatttcctttttctctgtaataataaaacagtgccttgtacttgatccaaactaagatataatgaatccttatggaggtaaaacaaccctattgggtttattcaatatttaaatgatttttagcagacttaggttatggagatccaaattacgtaaagaccccttatccagaaagactacttatctggaaaaccccaggtcccaaacattttggataccaggtcccaaacctgtactataTTTTCTATTGTCCATTGTTTCACTTCTCTCATCCCCCCCTCTCCATGTCTTATTCCTCCATACTGTCCCCCTGCCTATATTCCAGTATGTATGCCCTGCTAGTTGCCatcttttcctttatttctttctGTGTAATTCCTCTTCCCCTCTCATGTATTGTATACTTCTTTCTTCAACATGTCATTCTGTTTtaccttccttccttttttttttcctggcttTTTTTCCCTTTACTTAATTTACTATTTGGTTCACCTATCTCAACAGCACATATTGACCAGAAACTGCAAATTTAGTGATCCAGCTGTGTTCCTGATTAAACCTTCACTTGTAAAATTTCGAGGTAATTTTATAAGAAAATGAGACTTGCATTTATATTTGGTTTTAGCATTATATAACCCCTTGACCTAGAAAATTGCAGCTGACTATCCATTATTAAATCATAGGGTGGCCCTTTCACTGAAATGTTGCAGTGGGTAAGTCACTGGATAGACCTGGATTCCTGTCCTGGTCAGGTCTCCTATTTCAGTTCCCTATAGCAAGTCAGTTATTCTCCCTGTACCTCAGACACCAGCAATGTAATGTAAGCTCTACATAGCAGGAATACTAAATAACtgtttcaatatataaaatatattatatttttatatataaaatatataaatatatgtaaaataaatatattgatttaCCTTCAAACAAAATGTAGTTGATGACAAGAAGCTGAGTTTCAATATCAAGGTCTTGCACCAGCTCCTCTATCTTCCCATTGgttttgttctttacatagtcaTTGATTTGTTCCTTGGCTTCTTTAGGGTTTTTGAAGTTAGAGGTAAAAATCTCTGCCTGGTAGTGATGTTTCACTTTCTGCAAAAAGCTTTTTAGTATTTCAAGCTTATCTTTAACAAAAAGGACATTGCCAGTGCTGACCTGTAGATTGGGTTTTGGCTTATTTAATGCTAAGAGAAAATCTTTAAAGCCTGGATGAATTTGGTCTGGGTAATGGGTTTGGTTGAAACTCAGACTTTCTAGAATTCCTCTCTCTGTTTTAGATCTAGCACCAATAGATAACATGGCAAAGGCTGCATAAATAGAAACAGgagaaaaaacaatgttttttggggATTCAGAAGCAATATGTTTAAACATATTTATAGCAAAATGCCTGTTTGCTTGTATTATTGTTTCTTGTGCCTCTCTGATTTTGTGTTCATGGTGTTCCTCCTTCATCTTGAGATTTGTTTTGTTAAAGAGGCTGTGTTCTGTAGCGAACATCACAGGCAACAATATCACAAACAGAAATAGAGTTTTCATATCTTCTTTTGAAGATTAAACCTGTGGATATATTGGGTATAATGGTTATTAAACTGCTTTAAACAAAACACCAAAACTTCCTTGGTTTATGCCTTAAGTACCTTACATGCAGTGTatgcatgtatgcatgtatgtatgtgagtgtatatgtaacaaccaataagctgtttggttttaaacaggtgaccagtaaatactattccaggttgctataggtgactttGGTATaggtagcaaactttgcaccttttataacaTAATCCCAGATCagaaaaatgtaatcattaaTAGATAATATTATGTTACTCTGGGTGCCTATGTCTGAGATGAGAAGGCCATCTGTAATATCTTAAATTAAGGTTTAAAAGTCTACACTACAGTAACGTGTGAGACCTTGGTGGTGGTCATATTTTAAAGCATGGTAAGAATGTACACTTAACACTTAAAGAAATTAGGTTTAAAGCATTAGATATGGCTGGTTGCCAAAGCAATTGCTTATAGGATATTGCCTCTACGCAAATAATGTATTGATAATTAGTTTTACTTTTCTGACTTATTTTTCCCTGTTGCTAAAAAATGTCCCACGTCTCCTACTAAAATATGCTGAAAGACATTGATAAACTTTGATAACCCAGGGCACTGGCACCTAGAGCAGCTGATTGTGAAAGTCAGTGTGGGGCTATGAGGAACACTGTGCCATAAACCACTGACAGGAAGCAGTTGGA from Xenopus tropicalis strain Nigerian chromosome 8, UCB_Xtro_10.0, whole genome shotgun sequence encodes:
- the LOC105948230 gene encoding alpha-1-antitrypsin; its protein translation is MKTLFLFVILLPVMFATEHSLFNKTNLKMKEEHHEHKIREAQETIIQANRHFAINMFKHIASESPKNIVFSPVSIYAAFAMLSIGARSKTERGILESLSFNQTHYPDQIHPGFKDFLLALNKPKPNLQVSTGNVLFVKDKLEILKSFLQKVKHHYQAEIFTSNFKNPKEAKEQINDYVKNKTNGKIEELVQDLDIETQLLVINYILFEGKWESPFSPESTHQSKFSIDNATTVEVPMMSRTGIYNIYEDNKIPCIVFQLPYKDNATMLLIVPKLGKLQEVEEALSDETITRWESSGAKRRIEINMPKFSTSSSLKLKKILSDMGMSIIFTDEADFSGITEDVNLKVSKVIHKAILNVNEEGTEAAAATATIETVPIMLYPSYSVDRPFLALLYCKDTKTILFMSRVVNPLEK